A genomic segment from Garra rufa chromosome 5, GarRuf1.0, whole genome shotgun sequence encodes:
- the LOC141335462 gene encoding glutathione hydrolase 6-like yields MHTGKMVQSTVKYKVLSSNAQGENDDYSEDEDDEITIDFQSPFINQQSRTRKRDTCIRVMVAVILLGIVFGFMIYEWNGYWPGVEEHQDLSGHQGANKTHKDEDHDHHQHKDDGDHNDHDHKDGDDHDHHDHHDHQDHDHNHGTHEHSHSLYHNAAIITDSANCSSIGKELLQEGGNVVDAGIAALLCLGVVHPHTTGLGGVFSAILYNHTAGSFKTIHDTFQKQPTYGAPSLLQGLRLLHSNYGQSEWSRLFEGATKLAKEGFLIDGILSRALETHKDKILQSRLCDVFCDTAGRVKSEGELVANGNLSELLLSVSLNSSHFPEILAVKLAQDISEAERPAFLAAAQASGGEINEALIVAEEKYSILSAPNQLTGRMVSNILDRVREQNLTFPSHGDHGNAFGSYNALLNLANEFFNASQREIFTLNTTSSHVGVLDSLGNFMVISTSLNSTWGSGQYLPSSGVILNDFTLDITQQPYFSFPLVLNITEDGEDDPEEKQFVAVTGGLSALLHSVVMLRNLADVGLSVDEAASSPLLHLEQGDSGTLSGCISGVTNSSVIFRLLSERDGPVQEVGECSDCFLSMLLRLKAKHIRAYGAPATEVHADGY; encoded by the exons ATGCACACGGGGAAAATGGTGCAGAGCACTGTTAAATATAAAGTACTTTCAAGCAATGCGCAAGGTGAAAACGACGATTATTCCGAAGATGAGGACGATGAAATTACGATAGATTTCCAATC GCCCTTCATCAATCAGCAATCAAGGACAAGGAAAAGAGACACCTGCATAAGAGTCATGGTGGCTGTGATTCTTCTGGGAATTGTTTTTGGATTTATGATCTATGAGTGGAATGGCTATTGGCCTGGAGTTGAGGAGCATCAGGACCTGTCAGGTCATCAAGGGGCTAACAAGACACACAAGGATGAAGACCATGACCACCATCAACATAAAGATGATGGTGACCACAATGACCACGACCACAAAGACGGAGATGATCATGATCATCATGATCATCATGATCATCAAGATCACGATCATAATCATGGCACTCATGAGCACAGTCATTCGCTGTACCACAATGCTGCTATCATCACAGACTCAG CGAACTGCTCCAGTATTGGTAAGGAGCTTCTTCAAGAGGGAGGGAATGTGGTCGATGCAGGGATTGCTGCTTTACTCTGCCTAGGAGTTGTTCATCCACACACTACTGGATTAG GTGGAGTGTTTTCTGCAATTTTGTACAATCACACTGCAGGATCATTTAAAACGATACATGACACCTTTCAGAAGCAGCCTACATACGGCGCTCCCTCATTACTACAGGGCCTTCGACTGCTGCATTCCAACTACGGCCAATCAGAATGGAGTCGACTTTTCGAGGGCGCCACGAAACTCGCTAAAGAGGGTTTCCTTATCGATGGAATCCTCTCCAGGGCTTTAGAAACCCACAAGGACAAAATACTCCAGTCAAGACTGTGCGATGTGTTCTGCGATACGGCCGGCCGTGTGAAATCAGAGGGCGAGCTTGTCGCCAACGGGAATCTATCAGAACTTTTGCTGAGCGTCAGCCTAAATAGCTCCCATTTCCCGGAAATCCTGGCCGTAAAATTGGCTCAAGACATTTCTGAAGCGGAGAGACCAGCTTTCCTTGCGGCCGCTCAGGCCAGCGGCGGAGAAATCAATGAGGCCCTTATCGTGGCAGAGGAGAAATACAGCATTCTTTCAGCCCCCAACCAGCTCACAGGTAGAATGGTATCCAATATATTAGATAGAGTCCGAGAGCAAAACCTCACTTTTCCGAGCCACGGAGATCACGGTAATGCCTTTGGCTCTTATAATGCCCTCTTAAATTTGGCGAATGAATTCTTCAACGCAAGCCAGAGAGAGATATTCACATTAAATACCACAAGCAGTCATGTAGGAGTCCTCGATAGTCTCGGCAATTTCATGGTAATCTCCACCTCGCTCAACAGCACATGGGGATCCGGGCAATACTTACCAAGTAGCGGAGTGATTCTCAATGACTTTACCTTAGATATCACTCAGCAGCCTTATTTTAGTTTTCCTCTAGTGTTAAATATAACTGAAGATGGGGAGGATGATCCTGAGGAGAAGCAGTTTGTTGCTGTGACTGGAGGCCTTTCTGCCTTGCTTCATTCTGTGGTTATGCTGAGAAACCTGGCTGATGTTGGACTGTCTGTTGATGAGGCTGCGAGCAGCCCTCTGCTCCATTTAGAGCAGGGGGACTCCGGGACTCTGTCTGGCTGTATTTCTGGTGTCACAAACAGCTCTGTTATCTTCCGGTTGCTTTCGGAGAGAGATGGCCCCGTACAGGAGGTGGGCGAATGTTCAGATTGCTTTCTGTCCATGCTGCTGCGACTGAAAGCAAAACATATAAGAGCCTACGGAGCCCCTGCTACTGAGGTTCACGCTGACGGATACTAA